Proteins found in one Nocardia brasiliensis ATCC 700358 genomic segment:
- a CDS encoding aminoglycoside phosphotransferase family protein, whose amino-acid sequence MHADQLAVSLETVRALVDEQFPAWRDLPIRAVASAGTENALFRIGDRFAARFPLRARDVESVRRSLQDEAAAARELFGRTRFRTPEPVAIGEPGAGYPLPWAVQTWLSGTVATIADPGGSVEFACDLAEFIRGVRAIDTRGRTFAGRGRGGELHTHDAWMQTCFERSTDLLDVPALRRLWAQMRELPRGTTPDVMNHCDLIPGNVLVADGRLTGVIDVGGLAPADPALDLVSAWHLLEPTPRRILRAHLDTDDLEWHRGRAWAFQQAMGLVWYYVESNPPMSRLGRRTLTRILA is encoded by the coding sequence ATGCATGCCGATCAACTGGCCGTCTCGCTCGAGACGGTGCGGGCGCTGGTCGACGAGCAGTTCCCCGCTTGGCGTGATCTGCCGATCCGGGCGGTCGCTTCCGCTGGTACGGAGAATGCGCTCTTCCGGATCGGGGATCGGTTCGCGGCGCGGTTCCCGTTGCGCGCCAGGGATGTCGAGTCTGTACGGCGCTCGCTGCAGGACGAGGCGGCGGCCGCGCGGGAATTGTTCGGTCGCACTCGTTTTCGCACACCTGAGCCGGTGGCGATCGGCGAGCCCGGGGCGGGGTATCCACTGCCGTGGGCGGTGCAGACCTGGCTGAGCGGGACGGTCGCCACCATCGCGGATCCCGGCGGTTCCGTCGAATTCGCTTGCGATCTAGCCGAGTTCATTCGCGGCGTACGCGCCATCGACACCCGCGGCCGTACCTTCGCCGGGCGCGGCCGCGGCGGCGAGCTGCACACCCACGACGCCTGGATGCAGACTTGTTTCGAGCGCAGCACCGACCTGCTCGACGTGCCCGCCCTCCGCCGCCTCTGGGCGCAGATGCGCGAATTACCGCGCGGCACAACACCAGACGTGATGAACCACTGCGACCTCATCCCGGGCAACGTGCTCGTCGCCGACGGCCGTCTCACCGGCGTCATCGATGTCGGCGGCCTCGCCCCCGCAGACCCGGCCCTCGACCTGGTCAGCGCCTGGCACCTGCTCGAACCCACCCCTCGCCGAATCCTGCGCGCCCACCTCGATACCGACGACCTCGAATGGCACCGCGGCCGAGCCTGGGCCTTCCAGCAAGCCATGGGCCTCGTCTGGTACTACGTCGAGAGCAATCCACCCATGAGCCGCCTCGGCCGCCGCACCCTCACCCGCATCCTCGCCTGA
- a CDS encoding MerR family transcriptional regulator: MITIGRLADFAGVSTKAIRHYHERGLLPEPDRDSSGYRRYTAQDAIDLVKIRTMAEAGVPLARVKNLLDADPETLAAAIAEIDRDVRKRMTQLRRTREHLAQLRGGDRLFVSPEVADFLDELRELGASARQIQLERDGWILLQTASPADAAFWLAEKRELLAVPEFRALYLAHDAAFHWSPDDPRLPALAERSRTWFTTYHSRSENRPVQNPAIARLAAQSQPGATSPAWDRLAQLMRS, from the coding sequence ATGATCACGATCGGCCGGCTCGCGGACTTCGCCGGGGTGAGCACCAAGGCCATCCGCCACTATCACGAGCGCGGTCTGCTCCCCGAACCCGACCGCGACTCGTCCGGCTACCGGCGCTACACCGCCCAGGACGCGATCGATCTCGTCAAGATCAGGACCATGGCCGAGGCGGGCGTCCCGCTGGCCCGCGTCAAGAACCTGCTCGACGCCGACCCCGAGACGCTCGCCGCCGCGATCGCCGAGATCGACCGCGACGTCCGCAAGCGGATGACCCAGCTGCGCCGCACTCGCGAGCACCTCGCCCAATTACGCGGCGGCGACCGGCTTTTCGTCTCCCCCGAGGTCGCCGACTTCCTCGATGAACTCCGCGAGCTCGGTGCCAGTGCCCGCCAAATCCAACTCGAACGCGACGGCTGGATTCTTTTGCAGACCGCCAGCCCCGCGGACGCGGCGTTCTGGTTGGCCGAAAAGCGTGAACTGCTCGCGGTTCCCGAGTTCCGCGCCCTCTACCTGGCGCACGACGCCGCGTTCCACTGGTCCCCCGATGACCCGCGCCTGCCAGCTCTCGCCGAGCGCAGCCGCACCTGGTTCACGACCTACCACAGCCGCTCCGAGAACCGGCCGGTCCAAAACCCGGCCATCGCCCGCCTGGCCGCCCAATCCCAACCCGGCGCTACCTCCCCCGCCTGGGACCGCCTCGCCCAACTCATGCGGAGCTGA
- a CDS encoding CPBP family intramembrane glutamic endopeptidase, giving the protein MYSRYLRGTSPIPGLVGAAAVATRYLRRQAEFDRGALWRADALRGEGRSMAKLAGTSAVALTGLAALLQRNNLFDLPRRNPRLWLAVLVLYPAVSVYPQELIFRSFLFHRYAPVFGNGAGMVLASAAAFAYVHIMFGSWISVALSAAGGAIFAIRYQRTQSLYTASVEHSIYGILVFTVGLGTYFYHGTAGENGSPVRNWGFR; this is encoded by the coding sequence TTGTACAGCAGGTATCTGCGCGGGACCAGTCCGATTCCGGGCCTGGTCGGCGCGGCCGCGGTGGCGACGAGGTATCTGCGGCGGCAGGCGGAATTCGATCGCGGGGCGCTGTGGCGGGCGGATGCGCTGCGCGGCGAGGGGCGATCGATGGCGAAACTGGCGGGGACGAGCGCGGTGGCGCTCACCGGCCTCGCGGCGCTGCTGCAGCGGAACAATCTGTTCGATCTTCCCCGGCGTAATCCGCGGCTGTGGCTGGCGGTGCTGGTGCTGTATCCGGCGGTCAGCGTCTATCCGCAGGAATTGATCTTTCGATCATTCCTGTTCCACCGGTACGCACCGGTCTTCGGCAATGGCGCCGGGATGGTCCTCGCGAGTGCCGCGGCTTTCGCGTATGTACACATCATGTTCGGTAGTTGGATATCGGTGGCGCTGAGCGCCGCGGGTGGCGCGATATTCGCCATCCGATATCAGCGGACGCAGTCGCTGTACACCGCGTCGGTCGAGCATTCGATCTACGGAATCCTGGTATTCACCGTCGGTTTGGGTACATATTTCTATCACGGCACAGCTGGGGAAAACGGTTCCCCAGTTCGCAACTGGGGTTTCCGGTAG
- the uvrA gene encoding excinuclease ABC subunit UvrA, with the protein MAERLTVRGAREHNLKGVDLDLPRDSLIVFTGLSGSGKSSLAFDTIFAEGQRRYVESLSAYARQFLGQMDKPDVDFIEGLSPAVSIDQKSTNRNPRSTVGTITEVYDYLRLLYARAGTPHCPVCGELIAKQTPQQIVDQVLAMAEGIKFQVLAPVVRTRKGEFVDLFDQLNSQGYSRVRVDGVVYPLTDPPKLKKQEKHDVEVVVDRLAVKPNSKQRLTDSIETALRLADGIVVLDFVDRDEHAHDRERRFSERLACPNGHALDIEDLEPRSFSFNSPYGACPDCTGLGIRKEVDPELVVPDPALSLNEGAIAPWSRGQTAEYFTRLLSGLAESIGFSMDTAWEDLPLKARKAVLEGSSDQVHVSYTNRYGRKRSYYADFEGVMPFLQRRMESTESEQMKEHYDGYMRDVPCPVCDGARLRPEILAVTISAGGDHKSIADVSDLSIGDCSAFLNSLTLGEREAAIAGQVLKEVQARLGFLLDVGLEYLSLSRAAATLSGGEAQRIRLATQIGSGLVGVLYVLDEPSIGLHQRDNRRLIETLTRLRNLGNTLIVVEHDEDTIRASDWVVDIGPLAGEHGGRVVHSGPYQELLTDPESLTGAYLSGRERIEVPMVRRPISKKRQLTVVGATEHNLRGIDVSFPLGVLTAVTGVSGSGKSTLVNDILATVLANKLNGARQVPGRHTRINGLDNLDKLVQVDQSPIGRTPRSNPATYTGVFDKIRTLFASTTEAKVRGYQPGRFSFNVKGGRCEACSGDGTLKIEMNFLPDVYVPCEVCHGARYNRETLEVHYKGKTIAEVLDMSIEEGAEFFEPISSIHRYLKTLVDVGLGYVRLGQSAPTLSGGEAQRVKLSAELQKRSTGRTVYILDEPTTGLHFEDIRKLLKVINGLVDKGNTVIVIEHNLDVIKTSDWIIDMGPEGGSGGGTVVAEGTPEDVAAVTESYTGQFLREALAAPPATKPAKKAPAKKASATKASAKKAPATKATKATPDKPSEAQAAAKAATKRLSRKAAALR; encoded by the coding sequence GTGGCGGAACGCCTCACTGTGCGCGGAGCTCGGGAGCACAACCTGAAGGGGGTCGACCTCGATCTGCCCCGCGACAGTCTCATCGTGTTCACCGGATTGTCCGGCTCCGGGAAATCGAGCCTGGCGTTCGACACGATCTTCGCCGAGGGACAGCGGCGCTACGTGGAGTCGCTGTCGGCCTACGCGCGGCAGTTCCTCGGGCAGATGGACAAGCCCGACGTCGACTTCATCGAGGGCCTCTCGCCCGCGGTGTCGATCGACCAGAAGTCCACCAACCGCAACCCGCGGTCGACCGTCGGCACCATCACCGAGGTGTACGACTACCTGCGTCTGCTGTACGCCCGCGCGGGCACCCCGCACTGCCCGGTCTGCGGCGAACTGATCGCCAAACAGACCCCGCAGCAGATCGTCGACCAGGTGCTCGCCATGGCGGAGGGCATCAAGTTCCAGGTGCTCGCCCCGGTGGTGCGTACCCGCAAGGGCGAATTCGTCGACCTGTTCGACCAGCTGAACAGTCAGGGCTATTCGCGCGTGCGGGTCGACGGTGTGGTGTATCCGCTCACCGACCCGCCGAAGCTGAAGAAGCAGGAGAAGCACGACGTCGAGGTCGTGGTCGACCGGCTCGCGGTGAAGCCGAATTCCAAACAGCGCCTCACCGATTCGATCGAGACCGCGCTGCGCCTGGCCGACGGCATCGTGGTGCTCGACTTCGTCGATCGCGACGAGCACGCGCACGATCGGGAGCGCCGCTTCTCCGAGCGCCTGGCCTGCCCGAACGGGCACGCCCTCGATATCGAAGACCTGGAACCGCGGTCGTTCTCGTTCAACTCGCCCTACGGCGCCTGCCCCGACTGCACCGGTCTCGGCATCCGCAAAGAGGTCGATCCCGAACTGGTCGTGCCCGACCCGGCGCTCAGCCTGAACGAGGGTGCGATCGCCCCGTGGTCGCGCGGCCAGACCGCCGAGTACTTCACCCGCCTGCTGTCCGGGCTCGCCGAGTCCATCGGCTTCTCGATGGACACGGCCTGGGAAGATCTGCCGCTCAAGGCGCGCAAGGCGGTGCTGGAGGGCAGCTCCGATCAGGTGCACGTCTCCTACACCAACCGCTACGGCCGGAAGCGTTCGTACTACGCCGATTTCGAAGGCGTGATGCCGTTCTTACAGCGGCGCATGGAGAGCACCGAGTCCGAGCAGATGAAGGAGCACTACGACGGGTACATGCGCGACGTGCCGTGCCCGGTCTGTGACGGGGCCCGGCTGCGCCCGGAGATCCTCGCGGTCACCATCAGCGCGGGCGGCGACCACAAGTCCATCGCCGACGTCAGCGATCTGTCCATCGGCGACTGCTCCGCGTTCCTGAACTCGCTCACGCTGGGCGAACGCGAGGCCGCGATCGCCGGGCAGGTGCTCAAGGAGGTGCAGGCGCGGCTGGGGTTCCTGCTCGACGTCGGCCTGGAATACCTGTCTCTGTCGCGGGCCGCCGCGACGCTGTCCGGTGGTGAGGCGCAGCGGATCCGGCTCGCGACCCAGATCGGGTCGGGGCTGGTCGGTGTGCTCTACGTGCTCGACGAGCCGTCCATCGGCCTGCACCAGCGGGACAATCGACGGCTCATCGAAACCCTCACCCGGCTGCGCAATCTCGGCAACACCCTGATCGTCGTCGAGCACGACGAGGACACGATCCGGGCCTCGGACTGGGTGGTCGACATCGGCCCGCTGGCCGGCGAGCACGGCGGCCGCGTGGTGCACAGCGGGCCGTACCAGGAACTGCTCACCGATCCCGAATCGCTCACCGGCGCATACCTTTCCGGCCGGGAGCGGATCGAGGTGCCGATGGTGCGCCGCCCGATCAGCAAGAAGCGCCAGCTCACCGTGGTCGGCGCGACCGAGCACAACCTGCGCGGCATCGACGTCAGCTTCCCGCTCGGCGTGCTCACCGCGGTCACCGGTGTCTCCGGCTCCGGTAAGTCGACGCTGGTCAACGACATCCTGGCGACGGTGCTCGCGAACAAGCTCAACGGCGCGCGGCAGGTGCCGGGCCGGCACACCAGGATCAACGGCCTGGACAACCTGGACAAGCTCGTCCAGGTCGACCAGTCGCCGATCGGCCGCACCCCGCGCTCGAATCCGGCCACCTACACGGGCGTGTTCGACAAGATCCGCACGCTGTTCGCGTCCACCACCGAGGCGAAGGTGCGCGGCTACCAGCCGGGCCGATTCTCGTTCAACGTCAAGGGCGGTCGCTGTGAGGCATGCTCCGGCGACGGCACCCTGAAGATCGAGATGAACTTCCTGCCCGACGTGTACGTCCCGTGCGAGGTCTGCCACGGTGCGCGCTACAACCGGGAAACCCTCGAGGTGCACTACAAGGGCAAGACCATCGCCGAGGTCCTCGACATGTCCATCGAGGAGGGCGCGGAGTTCTTCGAACCGATCAGCTCGATCCACCGGTATCTGAAGACGCTGGTGGATGTCGGCCTCGGGTACGTCCGGCTCGGCCAGAGCGCGCCCACCCTGTCCGGCGGTGAGGCACAGCGCGTCAAGCTGTCGGCCGAATTGCAGAAGCGGTCCACCGGGCGCACCGTCTACATTCTCGACGAGCCCACCACCGGCCTGCATTTCGAGGACATCCGCAAGCTGCTCAAGGTGATCAACGGTCTGGTCGATAAGGGCAACACGGTCATCGTCATCGAACACAACCTGGACGTGATCAAGACCTCCGACTGGATCATCGACATGGGCCCCGAGGGCGGTTCCGGTGGTGGCACCGTGGTTGCCGAAGGCACCCCCGAAGACGTTGCCGCCGTGACGGAAAGCTACACCGGACAGTTCCTCCGCGAAGCCCTGGCCGCACCCCCCGCCACCAAGCCCGCCAAAAAGGCTCCGGCCAAAAAAGCTTCGGCGACAAAGGCTTCCGCCAAGAAGGCCCCTGCCACCAAAGCAACAAAGGCCACCCCCGACAAGCCGAGCGAAGCCCAAGCGGCCGCCAAGGCCGCGACCAAACGCCTTTCGCGCAAAGCCGCCGCCCTGCGCTGA
- a CDS encoding helix-turn-helix domain-containing protein — translation MPDAFYSVEQVAERLGLHVRTIRNYVRDGRLTAVRIGKQYRISAADLEAFTGRPVPAPLRETVGWQRHSEVSSIVEVDAVDAATADRLTSLVMGAAAHRGPGDQRLRVETVYDAERARMKVIVLGGLADTARLLEYMEAVLAA, via the coding sequence GTGCCTGATGCCTTCTATTCCGTCGAGCAGGTCGCCGAGCGTTTGGGCCTGCATGTGCGCACCATCCGCAACTACGTGCGCGACGGGCGGCTCACCGCGGTCCGGATCGGCAAGCAGTACCGCATCTCGGCGGCCGACCTGGAGGCGTTCACCGGCCGTCCGGTGCCCGCACCGCTGCGGGAAACCGTTGGGTGGCAACGGCACAGCGAGGTGTCGAGCATCGTCGAGGTGGACGCGGTCGATGCCGCGACCGCCGACCGGCTCACCTCGCTCGTCATGGGTGCGGCCGCGCATCGCGGGCCGGGCGACCAGCGGTTACGGGTCGAGACGGTCTACGACGCGGAACGGGCGCGGATGAAGGTCATCGTCCTCGGCGGTCTGGCCGATACGGCACGGCTGCTCGAATACATGGAAGCGGTGCTCGCCGCATGA
- a CDS encoding alpha/beta fold hydrolase yields MTTIYKTERGAAAIQQRYREALTAWPVPAEELRIPTRAGETFVVVSGPPDAPPLVLLHGSGANATMWLGDIATWATDFRVYAVDIIGEPGGSAPVRPQLGSEAYALWLDDVFEAIGIEQFSLVASSLGGWFALDYVTRRPGRVTKLALLCPSGIGKQTMGWLPKALFLRMFGSWGVRRTARLVTGLHSPETDAALDHVVFTFATFNPRTERLPIFSDDQLRTLTMPLLVIVGARDVMLDSAATANRIRRCVPHATVHVLPETGHAILNQTATVADFLTT; encoded by the coding sequence ATGACCACGATCTACAAGACCGAGCGCGGCGCGGCCGCGATTCAGCAGCGTTATCGAGAAGCGTTGACGGCCTGGCCGGTTCCGGCCGAAGAACTGCGGATTCCGACCCGGGCGGGGGAGACCTTCGTCGTGGTCTCCGGTCCGCCGGACGCGCCGCCGCTGGTGCTGCTGCACGGTTCGGGTGCGAACGCGACCATGTGGCTCGGTGATATCGCCACGTGGGCAACGGATTTCCGGGTCTACGCGGTCGATATCATCGGCGAACCCGGCGGTAGTGCGCCGGTGCGGCCGCAGCTCGGCTCCGAGGCGTACGCGCTGTGGCTCGATGACGTGTTCGAAGCCATTGGTATCGAACAGTTCTCGTTGGTGGCGTCGTCGCTCGGCGGGTGGTTCGCGCTGGATTACGTGACCCGCAGGCCGGGGCGGGTGACCAAGCTGGCGCTGTTGTGCCCCAGCGGGATCGGCAAGCAGACGATGGGATGGTTGCCGAAAGCGTTGTTCCTGCGCATGTTCGGCAGTTGGGGTGTGCGCCGGACCGCCCGCCTCGTGACGGGGCTGCACTCGCCGGAGACCGACGCCGCCCTCGACCACGTGGTATTCACCTTCGCCACCTTCAACCCGCGCACCGAACGGCTGCCGATCTTCTCCGACGACCAACTACGCACCCTCACCATGCCCCTCCTGGTGATCGTCGGCGCCCGCGACGTGATGCTCGACTCCGCGGCCACCGCCAACCGCATCCGCCGCTGCGTCCCCCACGCCACCGTCCACGTCCTCCCCGAAACCGGCCACGCCATCCTCAACCAAACCGCCACCGTCGCCGACTTCCTCACCACCTGA
- a CDS encoding serine hydrolase domain-containing protein — translation MNSNALNDIATQISEQAAGFCETNLVPGFVAGVYRAGEQVVVAHGTANARTGAPMLEHTGFLFGSVTKVLTTTLVLQQVERGTLDLDAPVVRYLPEFALNAPGAADKILVRHLLSHTNGIDADLYFPDAKGSAALRTYVAGLAEGSGVLFEPGEQLSYSNGGMIVAGRLLEVVTGLSFHALLERDIYGPVGMGDAGTSAEQAILRSTAVGHFPNPETMTAEPTGMFTLPDTWGPAGGTPIGTVADLLAFGRTHLADGVSPAGARVLSADSVALMQQVSHDMGTPNVPPMGMGWVRYPFGDTTVLAMSGASPGGVSLLCVVPEHDLVFAAFGNSSDAIMLQDQLLQWLLRTQLGVEIPTLVTEFAEDVDLTPYVGTYRSDQLRIEVGIVDGQLEERMTYEPADESQERIFTEFVGGTTAAPPQRYVAIRPGLFAPAGYPLETFDGYLRLLLVSFHDIQDGRARFRNGGGRLTRRA, via the coding sequence ATGAACAGCAACGCACTGAACGACATCGCGACTCAGATCAGCGAACAGGCCGCCGGCTTCTGCGAGACCAACCTCGTTCCCGGCTTCGTCGCCGGTGTCTATCGAGCCGGGGAGCAGGTTGTCGTGGCGCACGGCACGGCGAATGCCCGGACCGGCGCGCCGATGCTCGAGCACACCGGATTCCTTTTCGGCTCGGTCACCAAGGTGCTCACCACCACGCTGGTGCTGCAGCAGGTCGAGCGCGGCACCCTCGATCTCGACGCGCCGGTGGTGCGGTACCTGCCCGAATTCGCGCTGAACGCGCCGGGCGCGGCGGACAAGATCCTGGTGCGGCACCTGCTCTCGCACACCAACGGCATCGACGCGGACCTGTACTTTCCCGACGCGAAAGGCAGTGCCGCACTGCGCACTTACGTCGCGGGCCTGGCCGAGGGCAGCGGCGTCCTGTTCGAGCCGGGCGAGCAGCTCAGCTATTCGAACGGCGGCATGATCGTCGCGGGCCGGCTGCTCGAAGTGGTGACCGGCCTGTCCTTCCACGCGCTGCTCGAGCGCGATATCTACGGCCCGGTCGGCATGGGCGATGCCGGCACCTCGGCCGAACAGGCCATCCTGCGCAGCACCGCCGTCGGCCACTTCCCGAACCCGGAGACCATGACCGCCGAACCCACCGGCATGTTCACGCTGCCCGACACCTGGGGTCCGGCGGGCGGCACACCGATCGGCACCGTCGCCGACCTGCTCGCGTTCGGCCGCACCCACCTCGCGGACGGGGTGTCGCCCGCCGGGGCTCGCGTCCTGTCGGCCGATTCGGTCGCCCTGATGCAGCAGGTTTCGCACGACATGGGGACGCCGAACGTGCCGCCGATGGGCATGGGCTGGGTGCGATACCCGTTCGGCGACACCACGGTGCTCGCCATGTCGGGCGCCTCGCCCGGCGGCGTTTCGCTGCTGTGCGTGGTGCCCGAACACGATCTGGTCTTCGCCGCGTTCGGCAACAGCTCGGACGCGATCATGCTGCAGGATCAGCTGCTGCAGTGGCTGCTGCGCACGCAGCTCGGCGTCGAGATTCCCACGCTGGTCACCGAATTCGCGGAGGACGTCGACCTCACCCCGTACGTCGGCACCTACCGTTCCGACCAGCTCCGGATCGAGGTCGGCATCGTCGACGGTCAACTCGAGGAACGGATGACCTACGAGCCCGCCGACGAATCGCAGGAGCGGATCTTCACCGAGTTCGTGGGTGGCACGACCGCGGCCCCGCCGCAGCGGTACGTGGCGATCCGGCCCGGCCTGTTCGCCCCGGCCGGCTACCCGCTGGAGACGTTCGACGGCTACCTGCGCCTCCTGCTGGTCTCGTTCCACGATATTCAAGACGGCCGGGCCCGTTTCCGCAACGGCGGCGGCCGGCTCACCCGCCGAGCCTGA
- a CDS encoding M28 family metallopeptidase — MPRIFNRANTGRVLATATALPLALSLVLMGSANAEPAPPERQLADSVQAPNIKRHLAEFQKIADANGGTRAAGTPGFDASRDYVVKKLRGAGYQVTVQKFDFPFFQEKSTAVLNQVSPDAKTYKPTPPGGSALGDFVTLTYSGSGDVNAKVQAVDLTLPPTPEPSSTSGCEAADFANFTAGNIALLQRGTCPFADKARNAQTAGAAGVIIFNEGQPGRTDAFAGTLGGPGFTIPVVGASFAVGEDLASPADTVVRLKTDTESKVRSTSNVLAESKQGKADKVVMAGAHLDSVLAGPGINDNGSGSAGILEVALQMAKFPPKNKVRFAWWGAEELGLLGSEHYVANLSEADRAKIALYLNFDMIGSPNFAYKIYDGSEGTPGSAEIEKTFERYFDMLRLPHVPTPFDGRSDYGPFIAVGIAAGGLFTGAEGVKTPEEQKMFGGEAGKPYDACYHGACDTTKNISDKALAVNTGGIAYSIATYAFSDNPLGGGTATKAGTQQRGKDNAYKGGLIK; from the coding sequence ATGCCCCGTATCTTCAACCGCGCCAATACCGGTCGAGTTCTCGCGACCGCTACCGCGCTGCCGCTCGCTCTGTCACTCGTGTTGATGGGATCGGCGAACGCCGAACCCGCGCCGCCCGAACGACAACTGGCCGATTCGGTCCAGGCGCCCAACATCAAACGCCACTTGGCGGAGTTCCAGAAGATCGCCGACGCCAACGGCGGTACTCGCGCCGCGGGCACTCCCGGCTTCGACGCTTCTCGCGATTATGTCGTCAAGAAACTGCGCGGTGCGGGCTACCAGGTGACGGTGCAGAAGTTCGACTTCCCGTTCTTCCAAGAGAAATCGACCGCGGTGCTTAACCAGGTCTCTCCGGATGCCAAGACCTACAAGCCGACTCCGCCCGGCGGCAGTGCGCTCGGCGACTTCGTCACGCTGACCTATTCGGGGTCGGGCGACGTGAACGCGAAGGTCCAAGCCGTCGATTTGACGTTGCCGCCGACGCCGGAGCCGAGCTCGACCTCCGGCTGTGAAGCCGCGGACTTCGCGAACTTCACCGCGGGCAATATCGCGCTGCTGCAACGCGGCACCTGCCCATTCGCCGACAAGGCCCGCAACGCGCAGACCGCGGGCGCGGCCGGCGTGATCATCTTCAACGAGGGCCAGCCCGGCCGCACCGACGCCTTCGCGGGCACCCTGGGCGGGCCCGGCTTCACCATCCCGGTGGTCGGCGCCAGCTTCGCCGTCGGCGAGGATCTCGCCTCGCCCGCCGACACGGTGGTGCGGCTCAAGACCGACACCGAGAGCAAGGTCCGTTCGACCTCGAACGTGCTGGCCGAGAGCAAGCAGGGCAAGGCCGACAAGGTCGTCATGGCCGGCGCGCACCTGGATTCGGTGCTGGCCGGCCCGGGCATCAACGACAACGGTTCCGGCAGCGCCGGAATCCTCGAGGTCGCGTTGCAGATGGCCAAGTTCCCGCCGAAGAACAAGGTCCGCTTCGCCTGGTGGGGTGCGGAGGAACTCGGGCTGCTGGGCTCGGAGCACTATGTCGCGAACCTGTCCGAGGCCGATCGCGCCAAGATCGCGCTCTACCTCAACTTCGACATGATCGGCTCGCCGAACTTCGCCTACAAGATCTACGACGGTAGCGAAGGCACCCCGGGTTCGGCCGAGATCGAGAAGACCTTCGAACGCTACTTCGACATGCTGCGGTTGCCGCACGTGCCGACGCCGTTCGACGGTCGCTCCGATTACGGCCCGTTCATCGCGGTCGGGATCGCGGCGGGTGGCCTGTTCACCGGCGCGGAGGGCGTCAAGACACCCGAAGAACAGAAGATGTTCGGCGGCGAAGCGGGCAAGCCCTATGACGCCTGCTACCACGGTGCCTGTGACACCACGAAGAACATCAGCGACAAGGCGCTGGCCGTGAACACCGGCGGCATCGCCTATTCGATCGCCACCTACGCGTTCAGCGACAACCCGCTCGGTGGCGGCACGGCCACGAAGGCGGGCACGCAGCAACGCGGGAAGGACAACGCCTACAAGGGCGGACTCATCAAGTAG